In the genome of Mercurialis annua linkage group LG8, ddMerAnnu1.2, whole genome shotgun sequence, the window aagctccatacGTCATttgatctcgtagctattccagctcgtcggcctggtagcttgtcggtacaTCAATTACTTATCCGAATTACCTgtacatttaattcataaacgtaaatttaatgctaaaatcctaagttataaacgtaggttaacacgatcctattctaaatacgtcttttaattttgatcgtgttctaatacttagtcgagatacttgttatatctcttattaaTTGAATTCCAATCATAGGTTTcttatatctcgaaaccctaGTCGAACACGTCGTGTTCGATATCTAAATTTCTCGTTTTCAGGGTCCGtgtttccttttcaatgtccgACACTCATAAAGTCGGAAAACGAGGTCATAGCGGGGCGGAAATAACCTTTAGGTGCTTCGAATAAGCTGCGCGCCCGCACAAtttacttgcgcgcccgcgcaacgtacttgcgcgcccgcgcaacgTACCTCCAGGACTCGCCCtcgggccattccgacgtgctttcgataAATTTTCGAATACCCATTATTCAAACAACGTtccgaaacgtttataacacgaaatctaaaactaaaacactaaaaatcGATCCTagatcgttaaaacgataaaaccgttccgtggcctaaaactttaactcgatatataatcaaattcatccattaaaaaggcgaaacgtcaagcttaccgtgattcgccactgaaTACAATagattcgagctatagaacgtcagaaactgacgagaaacggcgaaacggcgacgaagCAAAATTGATCGCCAtttctctcttctttctctGGATCATGCTTTCTGATCCATTCTTATTTCCTTCTTCTTAaggaaatgaatatatataactTGGAAAATtttccactttaatccttcgtttctttaacttaaaccaattctcttttagactttctaatttaaccaaacggttaattatttactttactcaattacgtacgtattatttataaccaaataaataatacgattctaaaattattattttccgtcaataaccctctaatttctattttcgaggtccaattggctaatttacactttagtccttaaacttttcaaaaattgaaatttagcccaaaacgcagcTGCGTCCTAATTTTAAAAGGtgtccgattgacccgaaacttttaccacaaatactataaaatatttcgcggaccttggtgAACTAATATCCATCAagagatttatattttattttatattaattttctcaccttttcctcaaatcccgctaatacgCTTAATGAAAATTAGTGAACATTtcccaaaaatattaaattaaatccatattaatttaatttatcagaatttacgacacgtggcacgatttaattatattaaatattcgGGGTATTACAGCTACGCCCCCCTGTGGGTGTTCATCCTTTTAGGGGACATCATTATTAAGCTAGGTCCATCTCTTCACAGCCTATGTTTTCATCAGACCAGCCTTCATCCTCTCATCAGTTTTACAGGGCTCGGCACCGCAGCTCTTCCAGGGTTCAGGGGCTGGAGTCACCGCTTTAGTCTACAGTCCAATTGGGACGTTCCCACCATTAGCATCTTCACCATTTCAGCAAACATTTCCACATTCTGTGCAGCCTTCTTATAACCCGGATTTGCCTTCTCCACATTATCCGAGACTATCGCCTCCAGTTTATACTCAGTGGGATCAGCCGACATAAGGGGGCAGAGACGTTTTTCCATTTGGTAACAGATGGCCAGGCTTAGACAACATGGAGGCTTCGATGATGCAACAGCGCGACATGTTTTCTACCCTGGTGGCGGCCACGACGAGTATTGACCTTGTCGAGGACCAGCAGAGTGAGGATGAGGACGACGGCAACAACGACAATGCAGgccgggggggggggggggcgaaGGAGGTGATCGATGACATCCACGTTATCGCATAGTCAGTACAGGCATGCATGCTAACCGTCAGATACACAACTTGCGGCTAAAGCTCCCGGTCACTGCCAGATATGACGATAGGCCCCTCAGTgattttatttgtcattttcaCATTGCTatctcatattttatttattttatcgaTAAACACGTTGATTAgtttgtttattaaatgtgttttcctatttttaatgaaatagaaatttatgttttcatacttgtttaatgaaatagaaatatattttcatatttgtACAATAATTTTGGTcgaatgttaaaaaaattcaataattaaaacgttcaaagttcaataaaaaaacattcaaTATATGATTAGTAAATTCTAAATTACATTTAATTGTTATAGAAAAATGTAAaactgtaaattaaatttaaataatttaatattaatatttgtatttatatttaatatttatattttatgtattttagatttaatttaaaatttatttctattacaagaaaaattaaataaaattattatttttaacatctattaaaaattatttattattttcaatcatTGGGAGAATTTTCTCCCGATCAGTGCAAGGAATCAAATGGTGCCATGCAATAAATTTATTGTAACTCGCAGAAAACTTTTGCGAGTTACAATAAATTTGATGTTGCTTCGCATGTGGAGCCACATCAGCAACTCACAGAAGTCTTTTGCAAGTTACCTTAACTCGCGAAAAACTTCTTTGAGTCGCTAACTTGCAGAAGATTTATATAAGTTGCATATGGAAAAAGGCACAAAGTGCGAATTTTTTCCATGCATAAGCTAATGtggaaaataaataacaaaaagaagAGTTAAATAGGCATTAACCCCATTTTTCACCTTTCAAATCATTAAGGTAAACTTTGCGTTTGAGATGGAAACATTAGAGTCATTTGTATatgtatcaaaaaattattatatccaAAATTTGATTGCATTTTTGATAATATTCAATCTATTCAGGCATGGATTAGGTTACCGGGAATGCCAATTCACTACTATAACAAGAAAGTCTTAAGGTACATTGGTCAGTTAGTGGGAAATGTCATTAAAATCGACTATTGTACCGAGGCCGCAGAAAGAGGGAAGTTTGCTCGTATAGCAGTGGAACTTGATCTCAGCAAGCCACCGGTATCCCAATTCAGCCTCGACGGTAAAGTTCAGTTCGTCGAATACGAATGCCTCCCTCGTATTTTCTTTAATTGCGGGAAGTTTGGCCATGTTAAGGAATTCTGCCCTGACATAATAGTCCAACAAAAACCAGCAGCGGATGGTATGAAGGAAGGAGTGCAGTCGGGTGTCCCTTCGCCGGCGGGAGGTGAAAAAGTACCGGAAAAAACTAATTTCGGCCCATGGATGTTGGTGAACAAAGGAGGTAAGTCAACCATTGGTAACGGTAAAAACAAAGATAACCAACATGGAAACTCCATCATAGGAAAGATGCAGCAGGGATCTAGATTTCAAATTCTAGAGGAGGAAACCAGGGATGTTAACCCTATTTTGGAAGGCGATATGGGGGAGAATAATGCTAATTTGGAAGGTGATGAGATTGAGGAAATTCCCGTTAATGCCCTGATTCTCTTCATTCCAATTCTTCTAATGGAACAAATAGCATGCAGCATGCAAGAAATGGCGGTTTACCCCTAAACAAGATAATCATAAGACTAACAAAGAAAGCCTTGGTAATGAGCCCAACCCTATAGCCCATTTATCAATGCCCGGTTTATTGTTAACCCTGTTCAAACCTCTTTAGAACCCGTTAACCATACAGCTGTTGTTGTCCATTACAATACCGCCAAAGATAAACGTACCCCAAACCTCTCCAAACAAGATACTTCCATGCAGGATATTAACGATGAAGATTTGTTGAAAGAACCTTTGGCCCCGGACTTAGGCAATTCCAGCAATGTTCGTTGTCAGAATATTCGACATGATAATAATAAAGATAGAGATATTAACCTGGTTTCAGACATTCAAATGGTTGAtgatgtaatatcccgtaaaattaaaggactaaattattccacgaaagaaataatttataggaccgggagaacgtaaattaaatttaaggataaatttaatttatagtatctccggaaatataaaatagttatagaagttaaaatataaaatttggatatttatattttaactgacggaaattaagaaatgcttataaattaaaatagaataatttataagtcccgtgtgaatatttttggagtcaatattcacgaaatatttttagaaagttactcctaaaattttatagaatatggagatagaaattttattaagtgggtctaatttagccctactaaattttaaatgatttattaaaaataaaatagaagtcccgtgagaataaaaatcACGTGTTTATTCTATGAATTtcatggttaaaatttcataaaattcggagttcgttgtccgttttagttacggacgaatatttaagaatttgggttaaagtaacgcgtgaatACCTAAGGATTAGTTTGACATTTTGCCAAACTATATAAGTGAATTTGAATTCAAAAGAATTCATTAGTTACAGAACCTAACAAACTTAGGTTTTGATATTCAGAGAACCGCAACGAAGGTAACGACGGTAGGTTCGCCGATTTCGAAccaatttctcgtttctaactcaaatttcttcagTAATCCATTAttaatcgaagttataaccgttattttaaatttggttatatagaaaatggattatacTCGAATATATAACGGATACCGTATTGAATCGAGCGTATACGTATTGCTTTTATGTTTCGACTGTATAATCGAATTGTTTGGTATGTAGATTAGCGTTTTGGATCGGAAAacaaagttttagctcgactgTATAATCGAGTTGCCGTGGCTGTGCGCACGCACAGCCagactgtgcgagcgcacagtctcTTTGAGACTATGTGACCGCACAATcacctgtgcggacgcacagggacactgtgcgggcgcacagtgtcCTATGCAGGCGCACAGGCCTCGCGCCAGCGCGCGTTTCCGACGTGCATTCGCACATCTAGTTCCGAATCGACGTGGTTCGAACAATTTTGAACAATATAGAATTTAAAAGGACTCTGAAACacgaactaggacgtttaaaggAATAAAAAGGACTTGGACAATTAAGggagttcgattaattaaaacttagagATGTAATTAggtcctctattaatcaaagtgattaatagttagAGGACTATGAGTTTATATCGAGGATAAGGATAAACTATATACGTTATATGTCTATTAATGTCTATAAAGAATCTACTCTTTTGAGTTAGAATTCAtgtttcaattgtgtttaacatttgttttctaactagatccgacgagcaagcaagttatcggaccaggagagtagagggtgaccAAAAACTATTTTGTGGATAACGTTTTTGTGAGTtcacatatttacttttgaatattgatgtcaaaacatttataactaaaaaattgtttgaaattgcattgcatagagttggtttgaaaccaatatatagatccactAGAACGtactatctattgggcaacaataggactgtgtgatcaccggtgttaataaatcattgcattgcatactagttgggttctttggccagatgcttgcaaagcggcctagaCCTAACATGTTATCCTGGGGAGCCAATAACTCTAAttacggcccagcaaaccttacacagagataagatgacTGTGATAACATGAGTTCACagttcatcctgtgttaaacaagtgAGCATGAACTGTGGTATTAACCATAGTTAACCAAATTTGGGTTTCTCTAGGGTTTTATTTGGATCGATTATTTGGAtgcacaaagtgtgtttacatgcgatttctgcttttattaatatgcttaaataactatgtgaattcactcatatttgacccccgttgatttccctttcaCAAGTAAATGCCATTTTGACATGCCAGTTCTTTCTCCGgaaattgtaattaaataaaGGTCACTTTAaagctgcagagtagttctagctccTTACAGtagttcatttgtaaatgtttaaactctgatatgaaactactgtcggtatcattttgggacaaaagaatgttttatacaaaaagggcttttgccagttgtttataaagaaacCTGGATTTGATAAaagctttatgtttgtttagcATGTTTTAACTGGTTACTGGATATGTtaactggtttgcaccgctggcattgttttCGGACAGGGTTGTTTTAGGATACGTGTTGTGTACACGTACTAATCTGAGTCCAAAAATACAATCGCACGGTTTTGATTTCATGTTTATCgaaaggttttcaaatacttatgaaaagagattgagaccttttatgttcccaaaacgcgaaaagtttttactgtttttcttaggcttgctacaggttttggaacaaccattcccattttctagcgccggtctcggcacGAGTTTCAGAGTTTTCAATAACTTTTGCAGGAAGTATAAGTTTGATATTGTTGGTATTCTCAAACCCAGAATTAGCGGTTAGAAGGCggatgattttataaaaaaagtatggTTTATATAATTCTCATGGAGTGGAAGCTAGTGGTTTTTCGGGTAGCATATGGGTTATTTGGAACAGTAAAATCAAGATTAATATTCTTGAGAACAATAAATATTTCATTCACATGAAAGTGGAAGACAATTCTAGTACCACCCTCTTGACAATGGTTTATGCTAATCTGAATGCGAGCCTCCATAAGCACCTTTTGCAGGATTTGGATGTTCTGGCTAGCTCTATTTCCGAGCCTTGGATTATTGGCGGTGATTATAATGCTGCTCTGTATAATTGGGAAAGGAAAGGTGGAGCTGTTAATATTTTGGGAGGTTGTcgtttatttaaaaattggttTGATCATTTTAATCTTATTGACCTCGGTTTTACTGGCTCTCTTTATACTTGGAAGAGAGGCAATTTGATTAAAAGACTTGATAGATTTATTCGTAATGATCTCTGGGTGAGTAACCCGATCTATCTCCAGTTTAATATCCAGAAGGTGAGTAAATCTGAGCCTAAAGCGTTTAGATTTTTGGCTGCATGGTTGGGAGATAAGGCCTTTCCCGAGTTGGTTAAAAATATTTGGAGCGAACCAGACACTTTCTCAAATTCTATTCAGAAGTTTACAGGGGTTGTCAAGGATTGGAACTTTAAGGAGTTTGgcaatattttcaaaaagaagAACTCTCTTTTGGCAAGATTGGGAGAGATCCAGAAAGCCTTGGATATGCATCATTCCCAGAACCTAAGAGATAGAGAGAAACATCTAAGGATTGAGTTAGATAAAGTGTTATTTCAAGAAGAGTTATTTTGGTTTCAAAAGTCTAGAACCGAGTGGATAACGGATGGAGATCGCAATACGGCTTTCTACCATAAAAATGTTTCTCACATGCGTCGGATGAACAACATCAAAGTGTTAAAGAATGAATATGGTGAGATTGTGGAAGACCAGACTTTGCTTAAGGGCATGGCTCGTGATTATTTTCAGAAATTATACTAGAGATAACACTCCTCTTATTCCCTTCCCTTGCAAAGGCATGTTTCCCAGAATTTATTAAGATATGTATAACTCTATCTCGGCTCCTATTCTCTCTGAGGAAATCAAGTCGGCTTTATGGGATATGCAACCTCTTAAAGCTCCGGGTCCGGACGGCTTACATGCTCTCTTTTATCAAAGTCAATGGAACGTGGTGGGTAATAGCTTATGTGCTTTTACCAAAGGTATTTTTGACAGTGATAACATTCCTAAAGAGGTTAATCAAACCCTGATCACGCTTATTCGCAAGTGTGAGAATCCGGATTCCCTTAAGTTTTTTAGACCTATTAGTTTATGTAATATTTCCTATAAAATCATtactaaattaatttctaatCGGCTGAAGAAAATTATGCCTCTCATCATTGGTCCGGCCCAAACCAGTTTTGTTGCTGGCCGCAACATCACTAATAACATTATTTTGGCTCAAGAGGCGATGCATTCTCTGCGTAGGAAGAAGGGTCGGAAAGGTGTGATGGCTATAAAGATCGACCTGGAGAAGGCTTACCATAAACTTTCTTGGGACTTTTTATCAGATACGTTAAACAAGGTTGGCATTCCGGATATTCTGTCGAAGGTTATTATGCAAGGTGTTACAACGCCTTCTATGAAGATTCTATGGAACGGTAGCCCGCTGAAATCCTTTGACCCTACTTGCGGTATTCGCCAAGGAGACCCTCTATCTccgtatttatttttttatgtgcATTGAGCGTCTTTCCCATCTTATCACTCAGGAACATAATAATCGGCAGTGGAAACCTCATGTTATGGGTAGGGGATGTCCTCCTCTATCCTATCTTTTCTTCGCGGATGACCTTTTACTGTTCTGTGAAGCCTCGCTTGATCAAGCTGAGGTGGTGAATAGGGTGTTAAATACTTTTTGCAACTCTTCCGGTCAAAGAATCAGCAAGGAAAAATCGGAAGTTATTTTCTCTAATAATGTCTCTGCAGGCTATGGTAATTTGATTGATCAAAAGCTGGGTTTCTCCAAAACTCATGACCTGGGGAAGTATTTAGGTATTCCCTCACTGCATGGGCGTTTATCTAAAATTCACACCGCTGGGATCTTTAATCGCGTGTGAACTATACTCTCTATTTGGCAGGCCAATACTCTTTCTTTGGCCGGTAGAGCCACTCTCGCTAAATCTGTGATTGAAGCTATTCATGTTTGCGCGATGCAAACGACGACGTTACCTAAAGGGACTTGTGAGGAAGTGGAGAAACATTGCCGTCAATTTTTATGGGGTTCAACTAAGAACAATAAGAAACTTAGTATGGTCCGTTGGCCGACGGTCTGTCAACCTAAGGTGCATGAAGGTTTAGGTTTCAAGAACATGGTTATCATGAACCATGCTCTTCTCATGAAACTTTGTTGGCAAATCATTGCCTGCCCAGATAAATTCTGGGGTAAATTTATTATTGCTGAATACAAGTTTGACTCCCATTACCCTTTGTGTATGACTAAAACTGCAGGCACTACGCATCTCTGGAGAGCTTTAAATAGTCTTTGGCCCGAAGTTAGGAATGGCGTGCACTGGGCTCTTGGGGACGGCAGGCGAATTTGTTTCTGGCTGGACCCTTGGCTGGGTGATAacactattttatttaattttgctATTTGTAGTATCCCTGATAATATGTTACATTGTTGGTCTGGGAGTTTGTTGATGAAATAACAATTGGTGGTGGAGCAAGTTTGCAGCGCATCTTCCAAGTGTTTGGCTAATGAGAATTGCAAGATTTACCCCTCCTCACCTTTCGCTTGGCAATGATTTTCAATATTGGGGTCTCTCTCCCTCAGGTCATTTTACGATGAAAACGGCTTACAACTCCTTAGCCAACAGCCCGTGGAATGAAGATGAGATTGACTGGAGTATTTTGTGGAAGTGGAAAGGACCTGAAAGAGTGAAGCACACGATCTAGTTAGCACTTCATGAGTGACTTATGTGTAATTCAAAGAGGTTCCGTCGGCATTTAACGAAAGATCAGTCCTACCCGAGGTGTGGCGAGACCATAGAAGATGTCAATCATGTCCTTAGAAGTTGTTTTTTTTGCTAAACAGTACTGGCTAAGGGTCATTGACAAGAGACTTCAAGTTCAGTTCTTTTGAACCTTGCTGAgaaattaaatttcaacaaaAGCAAAGATTGGAGTTGTTTATTTGGGATAAGCATTTGGAAATTATGGAATTGGCGAAACCTTGTTATTATTGGCAACAAACGTATCCCAGTTTCGCAATTGGTTTTGGACATCCAAAATAAGGTCCACTATGTTACAAAGACTCATGGGAATCTTTTCCGTCAAGACGAGCGCCATTCTAACAGATGTGATATTTTAATTAGCTGGAAATGCCCTCCGTTTCAGTGGGTTAAAATTAATACCGATGGTGCGTTTAGTTCTGCTACTGGTATCGCTAAAGCCGGAGGCATCATTCGTAATGCAGAAGGTAGATGGCTTGGTAGTTTCTCTACAACTATTGGAGAGGGCTCCGTTTTGGAAGCAGAGTTAAGAGGAGTGCTCCATGGTCTTCAACAGGGCTGGAATTTGGGGTATCGTAAGATTCTGCTCGAAGTCGATAATATGACGGTGGTTTAGAAGGTTACTGATAGGAGTGAAATACTCCTATCGGTTCGAGTCTTTTTAGCATCGCTTCGAACGTTTTATATgcgtttttaaagcaattgtatgccttattacgtgtatGTGCAATTTCAGGTAATCAGAGCGAATATGAAGGTTTTTGGTCAATAAAGGGCGAAGTATCAAAGAAATCTAAAAGACGGAAGCTAGAACGCAAGATAAAAGAGACCCAAGGTTTACCAAGGTCTCTATCGAGACAAAGGAGTACAAATCGAGATGCCAGTTTTTAggcaggtctcgatcgagaaggctcTTGTAccaagcttctcgatcgagaccaggGTCTCCAAAAGAAGCCGAGAGCATGCTAAAAAtagggtctcgatcgagaagctttcTTACAAAGGCTTCTCTATCGAGACATGAAGAAAAACCTGGAGTAAAATCTTTTTGGGTCCGTGTGCTAGTGGGCCCATTTTCCCCTTTTGGCCAAACCTTTGTACTAGTGGATTTGTCATTTAGCCTCTTTTGGCTTGGCTATATAAggccttttatatttttagggtAAAACATTCTACACTTTTAGCCTCAATCCTAATATAGtactttttatttccttttgtagagatctacaattgttcttattgttcttgagaagtaatttccagattttagtttcctttatgatttttcttctactacaagtcttattattatttcaagcttcattatctagtgaatatttttatttacacaCAAGCTCTACTTAAGGTAATTGTCTTTTACTCATTATGAATAGCAATagatgtttaatgtttgttgatAAATTAGTAATTCTTGTTATCTTcaccatggttggctaaaccccatgtttgggggttaatttgaatcttagttgtgtatgattgggttagggttttggggttgtgttgattgttctaattaaggagcctaaagcttgcttagattagctacctaagtattgttcttaaattaattctcaccttgagagagggtttattagttggatttgattaattagagacttaattagtaacaccatgagagtgggttagtaattaggtggcctatgagttgtgaattatttgttaattgcctctatttgcgtttagtgctacgagagtaggttaagctcgTTTAGTCGCggttttgtagctctttgaggctcgagagagcgggagttgcagTCTAGAACACTCGGTCCTCGTTAGAACCCTAAACCCGATACccttgattgcatgacctaggaggattattagctcctaaacctctttatcacttgaatttcgttaattattatagtgtttactcgtttctttaaattagtaaattgttaATTCCTAGATTAGCGTAAGTTGTTAGTAGTTGGTTGATTAGTTATTAAGCAAAAACATTTATTctcttgctaaacgaattgaagaTCAAAATCTAATTCACTCACTTTGAacctctcatccttgtgggTATGATAATCCGGACTTATAGTCCACTATTTACAAGTTGGTAAG includes:
- the LOC126661863 gene encoding uncharacterized protein LOC126661863; amino-acid sequence: MKVEDNSSTTLLTMVYANLNASLHKHLLQDLDVLASSISEPWIIGGDYNAALYNWERKGGAVNILGGCRLFKNWFDHFNLIDLGFTGSLYTWKRGNLIKRLDRFIRNDLWVSNPIYLQFNIQKVSKSEPKAFRFLAAWLGDKAFPELVKNIWSEPDTFSNSIQKFTGVVKDWNFKEFGNIFKKKNSLLARLGEIQKALDMHHSQNLRDREKHLRIELDKVLFQEELFWFQKSRTEWITDGDRNTAFYHKNVSHMRRMNNIKVLKNEYGEIVEDQTLLKGMARDYFQKLY